The following are encoded in a window of Streptomyces sp. Go-475 genomic DNA:
- a CDS encoding excinuclease ABC subunit UvrA, with the protein MHDPHSPHDPYVRVRGAREHNLRGVDVDIPRDVLAVFTGVSGSGKSSLAFGTIYAEAQRRYFESVAPYARRLIHQVGAPKVGEITGLPPAVSLQQRRAAPTSRSSVGTVTNLSNSLRMLFSRAGTYPPGAERLDSDAFSPNTAAGACPECHGLGQVHGTTEESLVPDPSLSIREGAIAAWPGAWQGKNLRDVLDALGYDVDRPWRELPAAQREWILFTDEQPVVTVHPVRDAARIQRPYQGTYMSARRYVMKTFSDSKSPTLRAKAERFLTSAPCPACGGSRLRPEALAVTFGGRTIAELAALPLVELAASLDARSQTARVLTDDLTSRIAPVVELGLGYLSLDRRTPTLSAGELQRLRLATQLRSGLFGVVHVLDEPSAGLHPADTEALLTVLERLKTAGNSVFVVEHHLDVVRGADWLVDVGPGAGERGGRVLHSGPVAGLAAVEESATARYLFDRSPAPARELREPRGWLKTGPVTRHNLRGVTAAFPLGAFTAVTGVSGSGKSTLIGEITQETAGVGRLVSVDQKPIGRTPRSNLATYTGLFDVVRKVFAGTDGARARGFGVGRFSFNVAGGRCETCQGEGFVSVELLFLPSTYAPCPDCGGARYNPGTLEVTYRGRNIAQVLDMTVESAAEFFAGTPAVARSLAALLDVALGYLRLGQPATELSGGEAQRIKLASELQRGRRGHTLYLLDEPTTGLHPADVDVLMRQLHGLVDAGHTVIVVEHDMSVVAGADWVIDLGPGGGDAGGRIVAAGPPTEVARSAESRTAPSLARALSGTR; encoded by the coding sequence ATGCACGACCCCCACAGCCCCCACGACCCGTACGTCCGCGTCAGAGGAGCCCGCGAGCACAACCTCCGGGGCGTGGACGTCGACATCCCCCGGGACGTGCTGGCCGTGTTCACCGGCGTGTCCGGCTCGGGGAAGTCGTCGCTGGCGTTCGGCACGATCTACGCGGAGGCGCAGCGGCGCTACTTCGAGTCGGTCGCACCGTACGCCCGCCGCCTCATCCACCAGGTCGGGGCGCCGAAGGTCGGGGAGATCACCGGTCTGCCACCGGCCGTCTCGCTCCAGCAGCGCCGCGCGGCGCCCACCTCGCGTTCCTCCGTCGGCACCGTCACCAACCTCTCCAACTCCCTGCGCATGCTGTTCTCCCGGGCCGGCACCTACCCGCCCGGCGCCGAGCGGCTCGACTCCGACGCGTTCTCGCCCAACACGGCGGCCGGTGCCTGCCCGGAGTGCCACGGGCTCGGGCAGGTGCACGGCACGACCGAGGAGTCGCTGGTCCCCGACCCGTCGCTGTCGATCCGCGAGGGCGCGATCGCCGCGTGGCCGGGCGCCTGGCAGGGCAAGAACCTGCGGGACGTCCTCGACGCGCTCGGGTACGACGTGGACCGGCCGTGGCGGGAGCTGCCCGCCGCACAGCGCGAGTGGATCCTGTTCACGGACGAGCAGCCGGTGGTCACCGTGCACCCCGTACGGGACGCCGCCCGCATCCAACGGCCGTACCAGGGCACCTACATGAGCGCCCGCCGGTACGTGATGAAGACCTTCTCGGACTCCAAGAGCCCGACCCTGCGGGCGAAGGCCGAACGGTTCCTCACCAGCGCGCCCTGCCCGGCGTGCGGGGGCAGCCGGCTGCGGCCCGAGGCGCTGGCGGTGACGTTCGGCGGGCGGACCATCGCCGAGCTGGCCGCGCTGCCGCTGGTCGAGCTGGCCGCCTCCCTCGACGCGCGGTCGCAGACCGCCCGGGTCCTGACCGACGACCTCACCTCGCGCATCGCCCCGGTCGTGGAACTGGGCCTCGGCTACCTCAGCCTGGACCGGCGCACCCCCACCCTCTCCGCGGGCGAACTGCAACGCCTGCGCCTCGCCACCCAGCTGCGCTCCGGCCTGTTCGGGGTCGTCCACGTCCTCGACGAGCCGTCGGCCGGGCTCCACCCGGCGGACACCGAGGCGCTGCTCACGGTGCTGGAGCGGCTGAAGACGGCCGGGAACTCGGTGTTCGTGGTGGAGCACCACTTGGACGTCGTACGCGGCGCCGACTGGCTGGTGGACGTGGGCCCGGGCGCGGGCGAGCGCGGCGGGCGGGTGCTGCACAGCGGCCCGGTGGCCGGTCTGGCCGCCGTCGAGGAGTCCGCCACGGCCCGCTACCTGTTCGACCGCTCCCCCGCCCCGGCCCGGGAGCTTCGCGAGCCGAGGGGATGGCTGAAGACCGGCCCGGTCACCCGGCACAACCTGCGGGGCGTGACCGCCGCGTTCCCGCTCGGCGCGTTCACCGCGGTCACGGGCGTGTCCGGCTCCGGCAAGTCCACGCTCATCGGCGAGATCACGCAGGAGACGGCGGGGGTGGGCCGGCTGGTCTCGGTCGACCAGAAGCCCATCGGCCGCACGCCGCGCTCGAACCTCGCCACGTACACCGGCCTGTTCGACGTCGTGCGCAAGGTGTTCGCGGGGACCGACGGAGCCCGTGCACGCGGCTTCGGCGTCGGCCGGTTCTCCTTCAACGTGGCGGGCGGGCGGTGCGAGACCTGCCAGGGCGAGGGGTTCGTCAGCGTGGAGCTGCTCTTCCTGCCGAGCACGTACGCGCCGTGCCCGGACTGCGGCGGGGCCCGGTACAACCCCGGGACGCTGGAGGTGACGTACCGGGGGCGGAACATCGCTCAGGTGCTGGACATGACGGTGGAGAGCGCGGCGGAGTTCTTCGCCGGCACACCGGCCGTCGCCCGCAGCCTCGCCGCCCTGCTCGACGTGGCCCTGGGCTATCTGCGCCTCGGCCAGCCGGCGACGGAACTGTCCGGCGGCGAGGCGCAGCGCATCAAGCTGGCGAGCGAACTCCAGCGCGGCAGGCGCGGCCACACGCTCTACCTCCTCGACGAGCCGACGACCGGCCTCCACCCGGCCGACGTCGACGTCCTGATGCGCCAGTTGCACGGCCTCGTCGACGCCGGGCACACGGTGATCGTCGTCGAGCACGACATGTCCGTCGTCGCGGGCGCGGACTGGGTGATCGACCTCGGCCCGGGCGGCGGCGACGCGGGCGGCCGGATCGTGGCGGCGGGCCCGCCGACGGAGGTGGCGCGCTCGGCGGAGAGCCGGACGGCGCCCTCTCTCGCGCGCGCACTGTCCGGGACCCGCTGA
- a CDS encoding MsnO8 family LLM class oxidoreductase has translation MSSLIASTRISVLDRSRTREGHTHPEALRDTVRLARELERLGYHRLWVSEHHGVPGVAGSAPTVLAAAVAAATRTIRVGTGGVMLPNHRPLVVAEQFGVLESLFPGRIDMGLGRSVGFTDGVRKALGRDKEDAEDFEAQLRELLGWFRGTSPTGVHARPAEGLSVPPFVLAMGAGAGIAARAGLPMVIGDLRNREKMLRGIDHYRDHFRPSPWAPEPYVVVSGTVAVAATPDEARRLLVPEAWSMAYSRTHGTFPPLPPAERVEALAMTAKERGLYESGLTGHIAGTEEQVAHELETLLKETAAQEVLVTTSTYDREALLDSYRRLAAITSG, from the coding sequence GTGAGCTCCCTGATCGCCTCGACCCGCATCTCCGTCCTCGACCGCTCCCGCACCCGCGAGGGCCATACGCACCCCGAGGCCCTGCGCGACACCGTGCGGCTCGCGCGGGAGCTGGAGCGGCTCGGCTACCACCGGCTGTGGGTCTCGGAGCACCACGGTGTGCCCGGGGTCGCCGGTTCCGCGCCGACCGTGCTGGCCGCCGCCGTCGCCGCCGCGACCCGGACGATCCGGGTCGGCACCGGCGGGGTGATGCTGCCCAACCACCGGCCACTGGTCGTGGCGGAGCAGTTCGGGGTGCTGGAGTCGCTGTTCCCCGGCCGGATCGACATGGGCCTCGGCCGCTCCGTCGGCTTCACCGACGGCGTGCGGAAGGCTCTGGGCCGTGACAAGGAAGACGCCGAGGACTTCGAGGCCCAGCTGCGGGAGCTGCTCGGCTGGTTCCGGGGCACCTCCCCCACCGGCGTGCACGCCCGGCCCGCCGAGGGCCTGAGCGTGCCGCCGTTCGTGCTGGCCATGGGCGCGGGCGCCGGCATCGCCGCCCGCGCGGGCCTGCCCATGGTCATCGGTGACCTGAGGAACCGGGAGAAGATGCTCCGCGGCATCGACCACTACCGCGACCACTTCCGGCCCTCGCCCTGGGCGCCGGAACCGTACGTCGTCGTCTCCGGCACGGTCGCCGTGGCGGCCACCCCCGACGAGGCGCGGCGCCTGCTGGTCCCCGAGGCCTGGTCCATGGCGTACTCCCGCACGCACGGCACCTTCCCGCCCCTGCCGCCCGCCGAGCGCGTCGAGGCACTCGCCATGACCGCCAAGGAGCGCGGCTTGTACGAGTCCGGGCTCACCGGGCACATCGCGGGCACCGAGGAGCAGGTCGCGCACGAGCTGGAGACGCTGCTGAAGGAGACGGCGGCGCAGGAGGTCCTGGTCACCACCAGCACCTACGACCGCGAGGCGCTGCTGGACTCCTACCGGCGGCTGGCCGCGATCACCTCCGGTTAG
- the rpmF gene encoding 50S ribosomal protein L32, translating to MAVPKRKMSRSNTRHRRAQWKAATPTLVPVTIDGVRHLVPQNLVKAYERGLLRPEG from the coding sequence ATGGCTGTCCCGAAGCGGAAGATGTCCCGCAGCAACACCCGTCACCGCCGCGCACAGTGGAAGGCCGCCACGCCGACACTGGTCCCGGTCACGATCGACGGCGTCCGTCACCTCGTCCCGCAGAACCTGGTCAAGGCCTACGAGCGCGGCCTGCTGCGCCCGGAGGGTTAG
- a CDS encoding cation acetate symporter has translation MVTAAAIDDSSLQLTFVLFLTVVVITLFTALLTAPQRDEISEFYLGNRAMSPLRNGLAMCGDYLSAATLLGSTGLVALTGYDGLMYLGGTTVAWMMVLLLIAEPLHRTGKFTLGDTVALRLPRQQRPVRVALAVCILAIATLYLVAQLVGSVALLTQFTGVPSGTTRTLCVVVIGAFVILYASLGGMPGATVIQIIKAVMLIVGVLFTAGWVLHRFDWNPNALLERAAERSGTGLTFLEPGLRYGGTVSNKLDFLSLELAIVLGLAALPHVLMRLLAPRSSGVLRSSVLWAIGLVGAVCFGAGILGLGATALLGRDTILDTDRTGNASVLLLAHELGGSLLTALLTCLAYLTLLAVAVGLTLAAASSLAHDLYSEVIRKGRASETEELTVARLSGAVIGVLGMLLALVAWSANTATLAFLAFAIAASAILPTIIYTLFWRRFSAKGALLSLYGGLLCSVLLAVFSPVVSSAPASFYPEADFAWFPLQNPGIVSIPVGFLLGWLGTVLDKGPGQEAGTHEEFEVRMLVGADH, from the coding sequence GTGGTGACCGCCGCCGCCATCGACGACAGCAGCCTGCAGCTGACGTTCGTGCTGTTCCTCACCGTGGTCGTGATCACCCTGTTCACGGCTCTGCTGACGGCCCCTCAGCGCGACGAGATCAGCGAGTTCTACCTCGGCAACCGCGCGATGTCCCCGCTGCGCAACGGCCTCGCCATGTGCGGCGACTACCTGTCCGCCGCCACCCTGCTCGGCAGCACCGGCCTGGTCGCCCTGACCGGGTACGACGGGCTGATGTACCTCGGCGGCACCACCGTCGCCTGGATGATGGTGCTGTTGCTGATCGCCGAACCCCTGCACCGCACGGGGAAGTTCACCCTCGGCGACACGGTGGCGCTGCGCCTGCCCCGGCAGCAGCGGCCGGTGCGGGTCGCGCTGGCGGTGTGCATCCTGGCGATCGCGACGCTCTACCTGGTGGCCCAACTGGTGGGCAGCGTAGCCCTCCTGACGCAGTTCACCGGTGTGCCGAGCGGCACCACCCGCACCCTGTGCGTGGTCGTGATCGGCGCCTTCGTGATCCTGTACGCCTCCCTCGGCGGAATGCCCGGCGCGACGGTCATCCAGATCATCAAGGCCGTGATGCTGATCGTGGGCGTGCTGTTCACCGCGGGCTGGGTGCTGCACCGCTTCGACTGGAACCCCAACGCCCTCCTCGAGCGGGCGGCCGAACGCAGCGGCACCGGCCTGACGTTCCTCGAACCCGGACTGCGCTACGGCGGCACCGTCAGCAACAAGCTGGACTTCCTCAGCCTCGAACTGGCCATCGTCCTCGGCCTCGCCGCCCTCCCGCACGTCCTGATGCGGCTGCTCGCCCCGCGCAGCAGCGGCGTGCTGCGCTCCTCGGTGCTGTGGGCGATCGGGCTGGTCGGCGCGGTCTGCTTCGGGGCCGGCATCCTCGGCCTCGGCGCGACCGCGCTCCTGGGCCGGGACACCATCCTGGACACGGACCGCACCGGCAACGCCTCCGTCCTGCTGCTCGCGCACGAACTCGGCGGCAGCCTCCTCACCGCGCTGCTGACCTGCCTGGCGTACCTGACACTGCTCGCCGTGGCGGTCGGTCTCACCCTGGCGGCGGCCTCGTCCCTGGCACACGACCTGTACAGCGAGGTGATCCGCAAGGGCCGGGCCAGCGAGACGGAGGAGCTGACCGTCGCGCGGCTGTCCGGGGCGGTCATCGGCGTCCTCGGCATGCTGCTCGCCCTCGTCGCCTGGAGCGCCAACACCGCCACGCTCGCCTTCCTCGCCTTCGCCATCGCGGCGTCCGCGATCCTGCCGACGATCATCTACACCCTCTTCTGGCGGCGCTTCTCGGCGAAGGGCGCCCTGCTCAGCCTCTACGGCGGCCTGCTCTGCTCCGTCCTGCTCGCCGTGTTCTCCCCCGTCGTCTCCTCCGCCCCCGCCTCGTTCTACCCGGAGGCCGACTTCGCCTGGTTCCCGCTGCAGAACCCCGGCATCGTCTCCATCCCGGTGGGCTTCCTCCTGGGCTGGCTGGGCACGGTGCTGGACAAGGGGCCGGGCCAAGAGGCGGGCACCCACGAGGAGTTCGAGGTGCGGATGCTCGTGGGCGCCGACCACTGA
- a CDS encoding DUF485 domain-containing protein: MPEFPPRREDTPTFPLPHIEHTPPSRISDHPEFHSLRRAQRRFGTRATILSVGGFLLYVLLSSFVPAVMNQPLFGHLTIGLALGLGQFVVMGVTAWCYVRHMRTRVDPLARGLRSRLHENENRRARPAVPPQGTGPSGQPLQQGTRGFRTW, translated from the coding sequence CCGCTCCCGCACATCGAACATACTCCGCCGTCTCGTATATCCGACCATCCCGAATTTCACTCGCTGCGTCGCGCGCAGCGCCGGTTCGGCACTCGGGCGACGATCTTGTCCGTCGGCGGATTCCTGCTGTATGTGCTGCTGTCGAGTTTCGTCCCCGCGGTGATGAACCAGCCGCTGTTCGGCCACCTCACGATCGGGCTCGCGTTGGGCCTCGGGCAGTTCGTCGTCATGGGCGTGACCGCCTGGTGCTATGTGCGGCACATGCGCACCCGGGTCGATCCGCTCGCCCGCGGCCTGCGGTCGCGGCTGCACGAGAACGAGAACCGCCGCGCGCGCCCGGCCGTCCCGCCCCAAGGGACCGGGCCGTCCGGGCAGCCCCTCCAGCAGGGCACGAGGGGGTTCCGCACGTGGTGA